The region CGCGAAGCCGACAATCTGCGGCAGGGTTACAAGCTGCTGATAGACCACCCAGTTAATCAAAATCCCTGTCATCGGGAAGCTGAGTTCGGCCAGTGTCGCTACCGAAGCTTTGGTCGTATTCAGTCCCTTGTAATAGAGCAGCATGCTGAGCAGTCCGGGGAGCAACGCCTGCAGCAGCAGGTTAACGGCAACTGCCGCCGAGCCGCTGACTCCGCCGCTCATCTGCCACGGGGCGCCTTCCATGCTTGTAATTACGAACAGCAGCGGGAGCGCCAGAATGAAGCGCAGTGAGGTTACGGTCTCATATTTCATCGAGCCCAGCAGATAGCGGCCCATAACTGTAGATCCGCCCCACAAAGCTGCAGCACCCAGCGCCATCAGGCTTCCTACACCCATGAAGCTGTTCACATGGCCGAAGGGAATCGTCCAGCCGAAGGTCAGCAGGTACGTTCCGGCCAGGGCAACGATAAGCAGCGGTGCGAAATGGCGCGGCAGGCGTTCTTTTAGAATAACAGCAGCAAGACCAATGGCGAACAAAGGCTGAAGCTTCTGGAGCAGCAGCACGGCATTGAAGTCTCCGCTGGATAGAGCTTTGGTGAACAGAATGGTCGCTACGGCTGAGCCGCCCCACGATACCACTAGCAGCGCTGCGGCCTGACGCAGACGTACACCCTTCAGCTCTGCGCGGTTACGCCACATTACCGGAGCG is a window of Paenibacillus sp. FSL H3-0469 DNA encoding:
- a CDS encoding DMT family transporter yields the protein MSNVTASSQGVRTAPVRSGFWLVVLGAALWGVDPLFRIILLKSLTSSQIVLLEHVVLFLVAAPVMWRNRAELKGVRLRQAAALLVVSWGGSAVATILFTKALSSGDFNAVLLLQKLQPLFAIGLAAVILKERLPRHFAPLLIVALAGTYLLTFGWTIPFGHVNSFMGVGSLMALGAAALWGGSTVMGRYLLGSMKYETVTSLRFILALPLLFVITSMEGAPWQMSGGVSGSAAVAVNLLLQALLPGLLSMLLYYKGLNTTKASVATLAELSFPMTGILINWVVYQQLVTLPQIVGFALIWTALFFISSQQRDQLQPAKQN